The nucleotide sequence GTTTAGATGGAGTAACAACACTATACGGATTTGATGTAGAAGACGATATGATCTGGACTGGAGATGCAATAGATTACGTTTCAGCAGGTGTTGTGAGATTATATACTTTATCTGGAGATAAGAAGTATGAATTTACAGTTGGGTTATTGCCAAACAGCTTCTATTTTAACGATTAACCTTTTTTGTACCCAATATTTAGAAAACTTTAATAATCTGTATAGAATTATAATAAAAAGTTTTCGTTTTTAAATGGAATCTTAATAGTGAAAGCTAAAAGAGATTCTAATACCTATGAAAAAGCCCCGCATTACGGGGCTTTTATTATTATAAGGGAAAGCTATCAGCTAATTAATTGTTGATTCTGATACCCGGAACTTTATCGATATACATTCTTTTGTAATCAGGTTTTGAAGCACCGCGCTCTTTAAATTCCTGATAATTTATTTTCATTTTTTTAGCTGCAAAAGATTGCGCTTGTGAATTTCCAGTAATCTTGGCAATGGCTGCGGCTAAAAGCGGCTCAGATGGATCGCCTAGAATACCAAAATTATCTAGTTCTTCAGCGATTTGTACATCTGGATCTATACCAGTATATGGAACCACAATATCATTTGCATTTACAGATTCGTAAACTAAAGGTTGTATCGCATATGTATGATTAGGACTTGCATTTTGTCTTGAAAAATCTTCTGAATCATACAAAGTTACCGAAGCTTGCGATTTTCCAGTAGTTCTAGCGCCTATAGTTACAACATTTATGTATGGTTTTAATCCGTTAATTACTAATTCGCTCGCAGAAGCTGTGCTAGAAGTTCCTATAACATAGAGATTAGCTAAATTCAATTTATTGATGGCCACATTATCATCAATATTATCTGTAAAATAATCAAACAGGCGATCTGGATTGGTAGCTAAAAAGTAATTCTGATAACTGTCGTTCCATTGTTGCTTTGCAAAAATTTCACCGGTATTAGAACCTGTGATCATACTTGCTAAACGAGTCGCCGAGCTAACGCGACCACCGCCATTGTATCTTAAATCTAAAACTAGGTCGTCAATATTCTCCGATTTAAAATAAGCAAAAGCATCATTAAGTTCAGCATCAAAATCGGCAACAAAACTATTGTACATTAGATAGCCAATTTTCTTACCATCTACTTCTAGAACATCCTGAATCAGTATAGGATTTTCTGTAATTTCGGTAGTAGCAATGGTCACTTCTTCTCCGGTGTTTGATACTTCATTATCATTTATTTCTGCTATGGTAAATGTCACCGAAGGGCTTGATAGTAAAGAAGTATAATTATCCACATTTAAGGATTCTCCATTAACTTCAGTAAAAAGATCACCTCTTGCTATGGCAGTACCTTCTGCATTACTTCCGGGAATGATGTATCTTACGACACCAAAGAGATTATTGGAGTTTGAAAAGCGATACAATATATAATCAACTCCTGTAGTTTGCGAAATGCCACTAAAACTATTTTCTAACTCAATATAATCATCAGTAAGAAAACTAAATCTATCTAATGGAATTGTAAGACTATCAAATAGTGCTTCTGGACTTGCGATGCTTCTTAAGTAATCTTCGTAGTCATCATTGTTGTCGAAATAATTATCTGCTAATTCGGGTATACCAGATTTGTAAAGGTAAATTTCATTCATCCCGCGATAAATAAAGTCTCTTATTTCGACATTTTCAGGATTTGTAACTACATCGTCATCTATACTATCGTCCATATCATCAGAACAGGAGGTAAATAAAATACTACAAAGTAATGATGATAGAAATAAGCTTCTTATTTTCATATATGTTTTTTAAGTAGGTAAAGTACTAAAATACTTTAAATTAATGTAAATAAATTTTTTTTGTAACAAAATAAATAGTTGTCCGTCGTAAGTATGAAGGGGTAGTTAAAACCAACCATCAACCCAATGAAAGAACGAAACTTTTTAAATATCATAAACCCTTTTAAGGATAAAATTTATCGTTTGGCCCTAAGATTGCTTACATCAAAGGAGGCAGCCCAGGATGCAACTCAGGATGTTATCATTAAATTATGGAACCAACACGATAAAATTAATGATTATGCGAATGTAGAAGCGTTTGCTATGACGGTCACCAAGAATTATTGTTATGATCAATTAAAGCTTAAGCAAAACAATAATCTTAGGATAGTACATACCAATTATGATAATAAAGAAATCTCTGGGCAAAGACAACTTGAACTTAAAGATGAAATGCAATGGATCGATGAAATTTTGAAAACCTTACCTGAGCAACAACAAGTAATCTTCCAGCTTAGAGATGTCGAGCAATATGAGTTTGAAGAGATTTGTAAAATTATGAAAATGAAAAATACAGCGGTAAGAGTAGCTCTTTCTCGCGCAAGAAAAAAAATAAAAGAAAGTCTTATAAAAAAACATAGCTATGGAATTGGATAGAATAGACGTACTCTTAAAAAAGTATGATGCAGCAGAAACGACCTTAGTTGAAGAAAAAGTGCTTCAGGATTATTTTGATAGTGCAGAGGTGGCAGAGCGCCATAAGCCTTATCAAATCATGTTTAGTTTTTCAGCATTGAGCAGAAAGGAAACTTCAGAAGTTACTCCCAACTTAAAAGCCAAAAAGCCAAAATCTAAATTGAAACCACAATCTTGGATGTATGCAGCAGCAATGATCGCTTTAATTTTCAGCATATTTTTCTTTCAGAATCAAAATTCTGACTTAGACTCAGAAAATCTAGGGCAGTTAACTGAAGAAGAAATGACGTATCAAAAAACAAAACAAACCCTACAAATGATTTCAAAATTAATGAATGAAGGTAAAGAAGATTTAAAATATTTAAAAGAGTTCAGTAATCCAACACAAAAAATAATCAGCAACAAATAACTCCAGAAAAATGAAAAAAGTAATAATGATAATAGCCATAATGGTGGCTCCGTTTTTGGCGCAATCACAAGACTTTGCCAAGTATGAAAACATGAAAGACGTCGATGCAATGGTAATGACCAGCAAGATGTTTAAGATGTTATCTAAGGTAGATTTAAGCAAAGGTGATCCCGAAGCTAAAAAGTATATGGATATGATCGAAAATCTTAGCGAAATAAGATTGTACAAATCAAATTCAACTTCTATTCGCAACCAAATGTCGAAAGATTTTGACAGCTACCTTAGTACAGGCTCATTGGACGAATTAATGCGGATTAAAGAATCTGGAAAAAACATCAAATTCTATTCAAAATCAGATGGGAAGAACGATGATATCGTAAAAGAACTTTTGATGTTTATGGACGGAGATGAAGACGGAGAGCCAATTTCAGTAATTTTAAGAATTACTGGTAAAATCGATATTACTCAGTTATCAAAATTAACTTCCGATCTTAATGTTCCCGGTGCCGATCAATTGAAAAACGCAAAGTCTAAAAACTAAAACAAAAAATTATGAAAATCATCAAAACCATCAGTTTTATCGCTATAAGTCTTTTAATGTTGGCGTGTAACAACGAGAAAACATTACAAAAATACTACGTAGAAAATCAGGAAGATAGTAAGTTTATCGCTATTGATATTCCTACCAGTCTTTTTGCAAAAGCCGATAATTTGGACCAGGATCAACGAGCAACTTTAGAAAGTGTTCGTAAGATCAACGTACTTGCTTATCCTTTAAATGACGAGAATGATACTTTTGATACTGAAAAGACTGAGCTAGAAGAGATTCTTAGCAATGATCAATATCAATTGCTTATGAAATACGGAAGTAACGAAAGAAAAGGAGCACTATACTTTACAGGAGAAGAAGATGCAATAGATGAAATCGTAGCATTTGGTTACGATAATGAACGCGGAATGGGAGTTGCAAGAATCTTAGGAAAGGATATGAACCCACAAAAAATCATTGATCTTGTAAACTCTCTGGATGCCGAAGATGTAAATATGGAAGGATTAAAAGGTCTGGCTAGTATGATGGGGAAACATTCTGATAATGTAAAAATTACGAAAGATTCAACAAAAGTAGAATCCGGTATTTCGATCGATGTAGAAGTAGATACATTAGCTACAGAAAATTAGTTTACTGTTTAAATTTAGTTGAAGAAAGAGGGAATGCACTTGCATTCCCTCTTTCTATTTTAGCTATTTAATAAAGTTGATTTTTATAAAAGATCTTAATTTTTCTTTGGAGTGAATTTTAAATGTATTGATTAATATTAGAAATACATTTAAAAGAATGATTCCACCCCAAATGTAATTAGTATTGATATCCAGGCTTGAATCGTAAGAATCAAACTCCAAGAGTTGCATTAGAGGAGATAATAATATTTTGAATAGTATATTATTAATAAAAAAGTAAGCCAAAAATGCAAAAATAGTCCAGGTAAGCTGAATATTAATAATTGTTTTAGAAAGCGCATCGATTCCTTCGATCTGATCTTTCTTCCAAACCCACATGATAGAAGGTATAAAACAACTCAAAATTAAAACGACCGGTAATGTAGTGCCAAACCAAAAAACAAAAATCAGCGAAGATAGCGCCGAAAGATTTAAAGCTTTAAGGTATTGCAAATCGCTAAGGGACTTCGTGTTTTTAGAAAGTTTTTCAATAGGAATTTTTAAAGCTTCAGCCACTTTTTTAAGAGAATCTGCATTTGACATACTATCATTATTTTCCATACGCTGAATAGTACGAATACTTAATCCTGAATGTTCAGCGAGTGCTTCCTGAGAAAAGCCTTTTTGGATTCTGAAATTTTTAATACGGCTTGATAAATTTTGATTTTCCATAATTGCTCGATTTTGATTGATTAAAAATTAACTCGATCATGAATAAAAATTTACCAGTCAAAATCACGAAACCGCTGGTCATTTTCACGACAACTTACTGTCAACCTTACGTAATCATTATGACAAATAGTTTATGCTTAATTAGTTTACAGTTTATATTTGTTGTTTTAGCGTCGTTTTTTTTTAGTTTAAATACTGATGGTTGAATAAAAATAAAGCCATTTGTGATATCTTATTCCAAAATCAAATTTCGGTTTTTAGAGTACTTCACAGAATATTCCAGATTGAATTTTATTTCCTGGGATGGATCGAGATTAAATTCCCATTTAATTTCACCATTTTCTTCATTCAGTTTTGCATTTGATAATTGCTCGGTTTCAACTGAAATATCTTCAGTAGTAGAAACAGGAATTTGGTCTAAAACAATCATATTTATAGATTCGTTCTTGTTATTTTTTACTGAAATTTCCCATTCTTTGATCTTTTCTCTCTTGCTTCCTATAAACTGCTTTTCGGTATAATCGTTTATTTTTTCTCTTTTAACTGAAACTTTCTTGTCTGTTCCCAGTGAAACCTCCAGAGTATCGGTTATATATCGTACATCCATTAGTGATTTCCCAATATAAGTGCCTTCAAAAAAGATATTCGCTTCTCCCTCCAGAAGATTATATTTTTCCCAATCAGTAATATTAGCTATTA is from Zunongwangia endophytica and encodes:
- a CDS encoding S41 family peptidase, whose product is MKIRSLFLSSLLCSILFTSCSDDMDDSIDDDVVTNPENVEIRDFIYRGMNEIYLYKSGIPELADNYFDNNDDYEDYLRSIASPEALFDSLTIPLDRFSFLTDDYIELENSFSGISQTTGVDYILYRFSNSNNLFGVVRYIIPGSNAEGTAIARGDLFTEVNGESLNVDNYTSLLSSPSVTFTIAEINDNEVSNTGEEVTIATTEITENPILIQDVLEVDGKKIGYLMYNSFVADFDAELNDAFAYFKSENIDDLVLDLRYNGGGRVSSATRLASMITGSNTGEIFAKQQWNDSYQNYFLATNPDRLFDYFTDNIDDNVAINKLNLANLYVIGTSSTASASELVINGLKPYINVVTIGARTTGKSQASVTLYDSEDFSRQNASPNHTYAIQPLVYESVNANDIVVPYTGIDPDVQIAEELDNFGILGDPSEPLLAAAIAKITGNSQAQSFAAKKMKINYQEFKERGASKPDYKRMYIDKVPGIRINN
- a CDS encoding RNA polymerase sigma factor, which encodes MKERNFLNIINPFKDKIYRLALRLLTSKEAAQDATQDVIIKLWNQHDKINDYANVEAFAMTVTKNYCYDQLKLKQNNNLRIVHTNYDNKEISGQRQLELKDEMQWIDEILKTLPEQQQVIFQLRDVEQYEFEEICKIMKMKNTAVRVALSRARKKIKESLIKKHSYGIG
- a CDS encoding DUF4252 domain-containing protein, with the protein product MIIAIMVAPFLAQSQDFAKYENMKDVDAMVMTSKMFKMLSKVDLSKGDPEAKKYMDMIENLSEIRLYKSNSTSIRNQMSKDFDSYLSTGSLDELMRIKESGKNIKFYSKSDGKNDDIVKELLMFMDGDEDGEPISVILRITGKIDITQLSKLTSDLNVPGADQLKNAKSKN
- a CDS encoding DUF4252 domain-containing protein is translated as MKIIKTISFIAISLLMLACNNEKTLQKYYVENQEDSKFIAIDIPTSLFAKADNLDQDQRATLESVRKINVLAYPLNDENDTFDTEKTELEEILSNDQYQLLMKYGSNERKGALYFTGEEDAIDEIVAFGYDNERGMGVARILGKDMNPQKIIDLVNSLDAEDVNMEGLKGLASMMGKHSDNVKITKDSTKVESGISIDVEVDTLATEN
- a CDS encoding helix-turn-helix domain-containing protein, with the translated sequence MENQNLSSRIKNFRIQKGFSQEALAEHSGLSIRTIQRMENNDSMSNADSLKKVAEALKIPIEKLSKNTKSLSDLQYLKALNLSALSSLIFVFWFGTTLPVVLILSCFIPSIMWVWKKDQIEGIDALSKTIINIQLTWTIFAFLAYFFINNILFKILLSPLMQLLEFDSYDSSLDINTNYIWGGIILLNVFLILINTFKIHSKEKLRSFIKINFIK